The DNA segment CGACCCAGCGCTCGTAGGCCTGGCCGGGCTCGTCGTAGCGGTTCAGCGGGTAGCGGCCGAGCAGGTAGGTCGGCTCGCCCTCGGCGGTCAGGACGACGATGCCGTGCAGGGTCTCGTTGGTGAGGTAGCGGTCCCACAGGTCCCGGCCGGAGCCGAAGACGACCAGCGCGTCGAGATCGTTGTCGGCCATCAGGGTACGCAGGGCAGCCCAGCGGCGGTCCCGCTCGCTCAGAGAGAGGGTGGGGAAGTCGTTCGAATCGATCATCGGGCGGTCTCCTTGATTGAGGCGATCACGGTGCGGAGGTGATCGACGCTGTCGGTGATGAACGCGAGTTCCTCGTCGGCGCCGGTGGGGCGGCGCAGCGCGTCCAGGTCGGCGTCGTACGACCGGGTGAGGCGGTAGATCTCGGCGAGCTCGGCGACGGTGAGATCGGGGTGCCCGGCCTGCCAGACCGGGTCGTCGACGAAGAGCGGCATCTCGGCGCGGCCACGGACGATGCCTTCGATGGACAGGGTGGCGTGCGGCGCCTGCTCGATCAGCGGGGTGAGCAGCGCCGGCCAGTCGATGACGCCCTGGCCGCAGGGGGCGAGGAAGCGGCCGATGCCGTCGTCGGTGAAGGCGAGGGCGACGTCGCGGACGTGGCTCTGCCGGGTGTAGGGGGCGACCCGGTGCGCGGCGCGGACCGGGTCCTCGCCGCGGACGACGACGTTGGCGGTGTCGAAGGTGATGCCGAACGCGTCCGGCCCGGCATCCTCGACGAGCCGGACCACCTCGTACGAGGTGATCTCCTCGTGCGTCTCGATGTTCAGGTGACAGCCCAGGTCACGAAGGACCGGGGCGAGGCGGCGCAGGACTCCCGCGGTCGCGCGGAGCTGATCGGCCCAGTCCACGTCCGTACGGAAGCGGTCACACGCGTACAGACCCTGGATCTTGAATTGGTAGTTGGCGGTAGCGGTCCACAGTTCGCGGACGCCGGCCGCCGCCAGTGCCTCGATGATGCGCCGCATGCCGAG comes from the Actinoplanes sp. OR16 genome and includes:
- a CDS encoding sugar phosphate isomerase/epimerase codes for the protein MRIGTDTSKFPGAAEKGAHWTLDRIHELGLDGAFFRTAFALSPSLDPGELAEVSAHARELGLYLEVGTAKVNPFATPEAPEIRRLGDGDYLLGMRRIIEALAAAGVRELWTATANYQFKIQGLYACDRFRTDVDWADQLRATAGVLRRLAPVLRDLGCHLNIETHEEITSYEVVRLVEDAGPDAFGITFDTANVVVRGEDPVRAAHRVAPYTRQSHVRDVALAFTDDGIGRFLAPCGQGVIDWPALLTPLIEQAPHATLSIEGIVRGRAEMPLFVDDPVWQAGHPDLTVAELAEIYRLTRSYDADLDALRRPTGADEELAFITDSVDHLRTVIASIKETAR